One genomic region from Antedon mediterranea chromosome 3, ecAntMedi1.1, whole genome shotgun sequence encodes:
- the LOC140045549 gene encoding uncharacterized protein gives MMSEILKTEDDCQEDDAKENNFSNAVFTPFKQKSARRNLGVFATPTAYYQGLLTDFGSVYKQKGRSVFSKSVNVRNVNKSTEGHLSGDVICSEALVNESKETIHTTNDSNSFNQSISDLSKQTDLETQDNLINVIALGKTKEIVDNDIYDVKDNIEGNHSFEKKEDSSVQSVDKFSEVFVENKKTGQIFNLSKQTEFYEMQDKFNVNDIVALENTKEIVKDSNDVEDSFGKKDESSVQSFEFSEVFVESKETAQNESISNFSKQTESYEIQDKFNDVVALENTKEIVKDSNDVEDSFREKNESSVQSVDEVFFNENEETGQKADFPDTNDNLSQSISNLSNQAEKQDVTTLEKSTEIVNDGNNCKDNETKDESSQNTVDSGLFSLSSSSDINENVECNTNDILPLVKQTTPYVQDDICSLSRDLSDSKTEDNSQVLSKDLSLNLPECKNIKHDLESECDNFTCILQKEKLDKFPASSVVMCTEFIDSTPHISQEVKLDNELNTNPDKLPGPESNNDLPESLTTSNCDILSTQELKMTDDIDHEILQLFQDTDLFNEKPEKKKRKDASKRARRKSVRLQLRAINLQSQDNCMLDKLEQIHELDPVTEGNSLSKNNDTCKRQTSSDFPSVEKESLPQPPLNTNEELIHLVDDINDDKLNPPKKKVGRPKGSRNKKRRNVTIKKKVNTIQNSSVEFNFDSKVLMDPFSQGTCLPSDNPVESQTSVDDDDNFDGLDDFDIFKEIVEPGPKEKRTKRREQEDGRKRERRRSARIAGIPAIDTLLSLNKSDKDANSDSSMRKIRKIKRTSFGKPLIMLNMFGSMQDDDSFESMEQETENYEQIEFATPEPPTPQEIITNSISCEPLSPESLHSVEVKKDLLDICEESCPSETPISEDVFICEIESTNLQTDLLCNELVNNTEPNVSLAEPVTACDVATTNDLLMPDDTSQVQPIKRQSSRRKQVIHPVLKPKKKKESVEIPMTSLDIEQMYINRGYCCKLTKPCLLETIFEAEKNEDLVIKFGKRKINRKMTFQSPWLPRKRNTKKKGKRLIGKTRNFKISDEILVERLNNILSDLNSFD, from the coding sequence ATGATGAGTGAAATATTAAAAACTGAGGATGATTGTCAAGAAGATGATGCTAAAGAGAACAATTTCAGTAACGCTGTTTTTACTCCTTTCAAGCAAAAGTCTGCTAGAAGAAACTTGGGTGTTTTCGCAACCCCTACGGCTTACTATCAAGGACTGCTCACAGACTTTGGATCTGTATACAAACAGAAAGGACGCTCAGTATTTAGCAAATCTGTTAATGTAAGGAATGTCAACAAAAGCACAGAAGGACATCTGTCTGGGGATGTAATATGTTCTGAAGCTTTGGTTAATGAGAGTAAAGAAACTATACATACAACTAATGATAGTAACAGCTTTAACCAATCAATATCTGATTTATCAAAGCAAACTGACTTGGAAACACAAGACAATTTAATCAACGTAATTGCCTTAGGAAAGACTAAAGAAATCGTTGACAACGATATTTATGATGTTAAAGATAATATTGAAGGTAATCATTCATTTGAGAAGAAAGAGGATAGTTCAGTTCAATCTGTTGATAAATTTTCTGAAGTTTttgttgaaaacaaaaaaactggACAAATATTCAATTTATCAAAGCAAACTGAGTTCTATGAAATGCAAGATAAATTCAACGTCAACGATATAGTTGCATTAGAAAATACTAAAGAAATTGTCAAAGATAGCAATGATGTTGAAGATTCTTTTGGAAAGAAAGATGAAAgttcagttcaatcttttgaaTTTTCTGAAGTTTTTGTTGAAAGCAAGGAAACTGCTCAGAATGAATCAATCTCCAATTTCTCAAAGCAAACTGAGTCTTATGAAATACAAGATAAATTTAACGATGTAGTTGCATTAGAAAATACTAAAGAAATTGTCAAAGATAGCAATGATGTTGAAGATTCTTTTAGAGAGAAAAATGAAAGTTCAGTTCAATCTGTTGatgaagttttttttaatgaaaatgaagAAACTGGACAGAAAGCAGACTTTCCTGATACTAATGACAACTTGAGTCAATCTATCTCTAATTTATCAAATCAAGCTGAAAAACAAGATGTTACGACCTTAGAAAAGTCTACAGAAATCGTCAATGATGGAAATAATTGTAAAGATAATGAGACAAAAGATGAAAGTTCACAAAATACTGTAGATAGTGGTTTATTTAGCCTTTCTAGTAGTTCAGATATAAATGAAAACGTAGAATGCAACACCAATGATATTCTGCCTCTCGTGAAACAGACCACACCGTATGTCCAAGATGATATTTGTTCATTGTCGAGAGATCTGTCGGATTCAAAGACTGAGGATAATAGTCAAGTTCTTTCAAAAGATCTTTCCTTGAATTTACCTGAATGTAAGAATATAAAACATGATCTTGAATCAGAATGTGACAATTTTACCTGTATCCTTCAGAAAGAGAAGTTGGATAAATTTCCAGCGTCAAGTGTTGTAATGTGCACCGAGTTTATTGATTCTACTCCACACATAAGCCAGGAAGTAAAGCTGGACAATGAACTTAACACAAATCCTGACAAATTGCCTGGGCCTGAATCTAACAATGATTTGCCAGAAAGTCTAACAACATCTAATTGTGATATCCTATCAACTCAGGAACTGAAAATGACAGATGACATAGACcatgaaatattacaattatttcagGATACTGACTTGTTTAATGAAAAGccagaaaaaaagaaaagaaaagacgCTTCAAAAAGAGCAAGAAGGAAATCGGTGCGACTTCAATTAAGAGCAATAAATTTACAATCCCAAGACAACTGCATGTTGGACAAACTTGAACAAATACATGAACTAGATCCAGTTACTGAAGGAAACTCTTTAAGCAAGAACAATGATACTTGCAAAAGACAAACTAGTTCTGATTTTCCATCTGTTGAAAAAGAAAGTCTTCCTCAACCTCCACTAAATACCAATGAGGAACTAATACATTTAGTTGATGACATAAATGATGATAAACTCAATCCCCCTAAGAAAAAAGTTGGTAGACCTAAAGGGAGTAGaaacaaaaaaagaagaaacgTAACAATTAAGAAAAAAGTAAATACAATTCAGAATTCTAGTGTGGAATTTAACTTTGATTCCAAAGTCTTAATGGATCCTTTTTCTCAAGGAACTTGTTTACCTTCTGACAATCCAGTAGAAAGTCAGACATCAGTAGATGATGATGACAACTTTGATGGATTAGATGactttgacatttttaaagaaatcgTAGAACCGGGCCCAAAAGAAAAACGAACCAAGAGAAGAGAGCAAGAGGATGGACGAAAGAGAGAAAGAAGAAGATCGGCACGAATAGCTGGAATTCCAGCTATTGATACTTTGCTCTCCTTGAATAAAAGTGACAAAGATGCAAATTCTGATTCAAGTATGcgaaaaataagaaaaattaaaagaacaaGTTTTGGAAAGCctttaataatgttaaatatgTTTGGATCGATGCAAGACGATGATTCCTTTGAATCAATGGAACAAGAAACAGAGAATTATGAACAGATAGAGTTTGCTACACCTGAGCCTCCTACTCCTCAAGAAATAATCACAAATTCAATATCCTGTGAGCCTCTTTCTCCAGAATCATTGCATAGTGTTGAAGTAAAAAAAGATTTGCTTGATATTTGCGAAGAATCATGTCCTTCTGAAACACCAATTTCTGAGGATGTTTTTATTTGTGAGATTGAATCAACAAACCTGCAAACAGATTTATTATGTAATGAACTTGTGAACAACACTGAACCAAATGTATCGCTGGCAGAACCTGTTACTGCCTGTGATGTTGCTACTACTAATGATTTACTGATGCCAGATGACACAAGTCAAGTCCAACCAATAAAGCGTCAGTCTTCCCGGCGTAAACAAGTGATTCACCCTGTTCTTAAACcaaagaagaagaaagaaagTGTGGAAATCCCGATGACTAGTTTAGACATAGAACAGATGTATATAAACAGGGGATACTGTTGTAAATTAACTAAACCTTGTCTTCTTGAAACAATCTTTGAAGCAGAGAAAAATGAAGACCTAGTTATCAAGtttggaaaaagaaaaataaaccgTAAAATGACTTTCCAGTCTCCCTGGTTACCAAGAAAGCGAAATACCAAAAAGAAAGGCAAACGACTAATTGGTAAAACTAGAAACTTTAAGATATCCGATGAGATACTTGTTGAACGACTCAACAACATTCTGTCTGATCTCAACTCATTTGATTAG